From the genome of Tachypleus tridentatus isolate NWPU-2018 chromosome 6, ASM421037v1, whole genome shotgun sequence:
GACCATATGTTTGACTCAATGGCCCTAGATATTGAACAACTATTATCAAAGGTAtgctttgtttttatgttgaaaagAAATGTGTTGGAATATTCTCAATAAATTACTGCATTATGTTTTAACTCCTTTATTTCATGTAGCATAATCATACATAAGTGTCTACTAAGTAATTAACCTTATTAGAGATTTCAACCTGAAGGcataaaattattactatattttttcaattactttttctTAAAGATACAACCTAATGtcaataaatttttttatgagaaaacaTAGCTGTACACGGACATATTGAAAGTGGTTTGAATTATTTGACACATATGAAAGATATTGTGACATTTTGTGTTTGAAAGTGTTTTTATACATACTggattaaacagtttatatacaAGGGTGCAGTGTTTTTTTGTGCTTAGTAGAAACTACCAAAAAGTAATGAATGACATTAGAACATAAATTACCCAAGGTTGTACACTTCTATTCACCTTCTTTGACCTTTTAATTAActtcatcactgaaaataacaTGTGAACATGTGTAGTACATCATTCTTCATTGTTCTGCCAAAAATGGTCCATCTCTCTTGATGATGAcagatatatttcatattttttttgagAATTGAATTTGATTAACGCTGTGTGACAGAGTTATGCTTCCTAATGAGTGCCTATCTagttctgtatttgtttttacattatctACTGTTTGTGGGGTTGACAGATTGTATTATACTAAGTAATATTTTTGCCTATTACAGTACCTGTTGTAGAGAACTGACCACTAAATTAGATGAATACTTATAGAAAACTGAGCAGCTACTAGTTTGTAATAttggttgtaactgttttttttaactcaTGTTATTGAGCCTTCCAAGTCTAAATAGTTTGGCACATGCTTTAGAAAACTTTAAGAATTAGGTAGGGCCTAGGTTTACATGAACCCATATCAGAGTTGAGTTAAATGCATGGATCTAGgtataattatgaaaacaacagttgttaattactaatatattttacactatgGTTTGTTTCATCGCAGGTGTTTGACAAATTGAAACTGGTAGTAATTTTTACTACATTTTGAAGCAATTTGATAtgtttaaaattctaaaacagcTAAATTGGAATAGAAATGCATCACCTAAAAAACGTTTTGCCAGTGTTAAAGTGGATTCATCAGGCATTCAGCACAAATATATAATTGATATGTTTTCTAGTACAATGGTTATTAACTGGCAGTTTGGTATAGTAGCCATGTGTAGGCACAGCTCAAATAAATGCTTGTGGCATCAATGTGGGGGGACATGataatgttgaaaattaaactAGGGTCACATTACTAGAAAAAGGTTGAAAAACCACTGATCTATTGAACTTACATTAATGAAATGGTGTAATTTAGGTGTAGTCATCTATCTGTTCTCAATTCATTAGCTGTCGGACATAAACGATAAGATGTCGGACTATGCTCAAACACAAGGTGTAAGCATGCCAAATTCTACCTTGCTCCATACTCAGCAGAGACATCGAGAAATTCTACAGGACTACTGTCATGAGTTTCAGAAGACAAAAACTAACATACAAGCTCGTAGAGAGAGGGAAGAACTACTGGGATCTGTCCGTAGAGATATTGAGTATGAACTTATACCTATTTATATAATTGTATCTGTATTGTGTTAAGTTAGTTTTCAATAAGTGATATTGAGTATGAACTTATACCTATTTATATAATTGTATCTGTATTGTGTTAAGTTAGTTTTCAATAAGTCATATTGAATATTAACTTATACCTATTTATATGATTGTATCTGTATTGTGTTAAGTTAGTTTTCAATAAGTCATATTGAATATTAACTTATACCTATCTATATAATTGTATCTGTATTGTGTTAAGTTAGTTTTCAATAAGTGATATTGAGTATGAACTTATAcctatttatattattgtatctttGTTGTGTTAAGCTAGCTTGTTTTGAATAAATGTTGAATATGAATTAGCTCatagatatattttttcaatcaGAAGAAGCTTTTTTAGATTGTATTATTGGGTTACAGTTACATAGTCTGGCATCTTCAATCCATTTTTTTGCTCTgacatgtttttcttctgaatTTGGGTCAGCTTTTTTGCAACtggaggttttttttttctgaatctgTGCTCGTTTTAGACTTTTGCATGTTGAGTACAGTTTCCAAAAGCTTTTAggagaaaattaaaatgttgcaGATTTCAGAATTATCtcgatattttattacaaaaacaaagaacatcATTAATTACATCCTGCTTTAGTGACATTAACTCTggtgtaatattataaaatagtgtAATGCAATATGTCAATGGCATGTGCTGCCACCTTTGCATAAGCAATGGAACTTAGCTGTACACAGGAAATAAATTTTGGGGTGATGCTGGGAATGCAGACCTGCACCATCACAGATATCTTGTGGACTTGGCAGTTATGTGATTAACTtgtatttaagtaaaacaagCATCTTGGATGTTAGTCTCATGTTGATGAAAAGGTATTGAaagaagatataattttttttcaatacttctTGTAGTTCATATAAGAATTCATCCAGCCTCAGTAGAAGAGCAGACGTTTATGTTAAAGAACTTGAGCACATCAGAAGGTGAGGACTTAAGttcaaattttttatatatatatattattattattgattgcAACATTTTTTTCCCtaccaaataaaagaaatttgtatTTGTGATTCATTTATTTGTAGAAAGTTGCTTtgactgtaacaatattaaatcatAGCTattcatcaatatatatatatatgtttatttattttctcttcaatTACTTTCCAGCTCGGATAGAATGGTGGATGAACAAATAAGGTAGGATGAGAGGCGTATTAATGTTATTTGTTCATGGTAAATGCAGTGAAAGTCTGTGATTGTTACTTAATCTTCTTggtaatttatgataattttagtaaaacaaacaaaaaataaaacaggaaaagtGATTTAATCCTAGATTCTGCTGTTATTTAAAGTCATTCCTAAATTTTTACAGAAGATGGCTGTAGATTAGTGTCtgaaatttatgataaaataacttGTGATTTGACTTAGGTAATGAAATAGGGCTATTTATCCTGACAGTGATTGATATTCAATTCTTATAAGGATTCTTTAAGGGCATAGTCATAGGCTTGTTAGTATGACagttttattgtgtaataaatCTGTGTATAGTATAGAatattttactgtcttttttGGATacagtatttgaatatttatcttttaattatAGTATTGCTATGAGGACGAAAGATGAACTTCGAAGCCAAAGAAATGCATTTAAGTCAATTCAgactaaaataacaacatttgcaAGTATCCTTTTTGTTGTAAACCCAGACTGCAGATATTAATgaagtttttaaatgttgtatgcattgtacagaagaagtaattTATTACATACATTCATTTGTAATTTGTCAGCAAAACTGAAGTAGCACATGCTGTTTTGGTTCCAGAAGTTTTCACCTCTTAAATAATACAACTTGCCCTGGCATTGCTCACCATCTAATTATTCATCAATAAGGTTTGTACAAATTGTATCTCAAATGATGAGATAGAGTAATTTTTATATCCACACTTTTAAGCCATTGTAAATTCTTATAGTTATgagaatatttttgaaatatccaattatttacataaaatgtaaatttcacaCTTCTGTATGTCATACGTCTTGGTATGATGTAATAAATGTTACATGTATTTATGATGTCAAACTGTTTCTACTGATgatttaaattatgatttatattcAGAACTAACAGATTTTGTCATATtgctgtattttaattattctctGTTAGGCTAATGTTAAGtaactgtatcttacattaaCTGGTAAGAGCTGAGCAGTTAGTGgaatttactaatttattaattatcaattattattttgAGTTTGTTCTTTAATTCATTTTCAAACTATCCTTCCTTTAGTTTGAGACATCCTTAGGTAAGATAATTTAGGATTTAGGatgtaaatatattgtatacaCATAATAGTATGAAATGTGTAACAGCTGAAAATGTAATGTTCCACGGATTTCTCCTGATGAAGTTTTGcaacaaaactgtattaaaatttgtattaaaatacagaatttgtgtttgtaaaaataaacatttgttcatGATATTCATTATAAATTGGAAAAGAATGAATTTAATGATGACTAgagaaattaataattagtaCAGTCTAATATAGTTACTTGGTTCTTGTGATCGACTTTGTGATTTGGACACAACTACATTGAAGCAATTGAGCATATTGTATTTCAGGTGCGTTTTTATTATATGAAGTGGTAGCAGTTTATTCTACTTCACTTAGTCTGTGAGAACTAGCTGATCTGATCATATGatttcaaaaattaatgtttatctcAAGGAGATTTTTAATTCAGTTGGAACTAAAGCATGATGTTGCAAAAGAAAAACCTTCAGTGTTTGTGTACCTGAAAAAATTTACATGGCTGAAGATTTAGGACACCTGCAGGCTTGGAAAACACTGGTGCTGCAGAAACTAGTTCCAAAAGCTACATGTTATTTTGAATGTTGTTAGTGTAAAGTACAGTTAACCCTCAGTCTCCTTGTTTTGGCTTTGTCTTTGGAAACATAAGTATCATAGCTTTACAGCTAGTTTGTCTTCATAACAGGAAGAAAAACACTTACTCAGTTACTGAATGCTTGTCTTTACTTGTGAATTTTCTTTGGTGAAAagataaattcaaagaaaacttATCATGCCACATTGtatttgtgttcatttttaaCCTAGACTTTTAATAGATAAAGGCTATGTTGTGTAATGTCTGTAGGAAACGACTTTTCTGTGTGATAGATTTTTcgttttacttttacatttaaaatcatgaaattataaagtaaatgatttatacacaagctttaaaaattaattttgtttcaatgttaCTCTGCATTCGATTGCTTTACTACAGTATGAAAGTCAACTGTACCTTGATTAGAATCTGTATCAAGTCGTGTGATAATGTTTGCATATAGTTCTGGAGCAAAAGGtgaaattgcaagaaatttgTAAATCtatgtgtttaattttgaaatagaaATGAAGTGCTATAAATTTTAAACTAGTAAGaattaaatctttaatattttggGTTGTAAAAGTTACCTCACAGGAAGATTGTTTAACCTCAATGATATTCCAGATCGATTCCCTATGATCAATAGCTTGGTGCAGAGAATCAACCTGCGCAAACGACGAGATTCCATTATCTTGGGGTCTGTGATTGGATTGTGTACTATTTTACTAATCTTGTATGTGACACACTGATTTGTATTTCATGGAtggaagtttttctttttttctttcagggAAAACAATTGTAGTTTCATTCATGTAATTTGGTTTTAACCTTTACAGTGTGAATGAAGGGAACTGTGGCATTGTTGCACTTATATCTTGtgacccccccaaaaaaaaaaaccaaacaaacaaacaacaacaacaaaaacccgTCAGATTTTGTATTGTTGCACTGTAGTTAATTAAACAATATCAGCCTATTGTCATGCGACTACTTTAGCATGGAAAGGTTACGGAACAACGTGCCTTATGAGGTAGAAATCACGAATGAGCTCTTTCCAAATGTTGTATTAAaggaaaatacaataaattttaagtttaatatacaaaacataaatgctaaaaaagtgaattttatgtattttgtaaaaaacaaataaaattattgaaagatTTTCAAACACTTAGAAACTTGTTTCTAAATAAGAAAGGATGTGAAGATTTAATATACGAAATGTTCTGaagagtttgtaaaaaaaaaatttattgcaTGTGTTCATGTTAGCTTCTAGTCTTAACTGTATTTGTTCATGGGCATCAGTAACAGCACTTAAACCTATCCTGAACAATTAGGAAAGCTTATTCCAATACTGGGAAAAGAAATTCCTTCTTGTGGTTATGATTGAAATGCTTACAATGAATGAATTGATAGCTGCTGGGACTAGATCAGTGAAATGTGAAAAAGAATTTATCTTGAATTTGGCTACTTGTCTTTGAGGAAAATATTTCTAGATTGAACTTGTTAGTAACTGCAGCTATTTATGACGGGAAGGATGAGtatattaagttataaattaaaacatgcggaattattacaaacatattttgaattCTGGTTTGTGACGTGCTTGTTTCTAGTAATGTCGTTAATgtacaggtgttttttttttctcagtcttTGCTGGTATCATTATTAACTGTAGGAAAAGCTTGAAAATTAAAGTTGAATTAATAAAGTAATGATATACAATTTTCTATTAAAAGAAGGTCTCTCTCAGGCAGTGCAAATACAACTATGTCAATTCTAACATTCGAAATTAAACATCCACTCTCTTGTTTAACACTAGATCCAGTTGTTTGTGgggttttaatgttaaaacttttGGTGTGAGAATGTGTGATTTAAGTCCACCTCTGTCCCAAGTTTATATGTTAAACTTCAGATGTGAGAACAGATTTATAAAACACTTTGTGCCGTTTTTATTGTAAGTAACTACTTTAATCACCAGATGAAGATGCTATAATGATTTATTCAGCCACAGCAGTTTATATTGACATTCTTCTTTCTAGTTTAAAGTGAGCATTAGCACAGAACTTCACAGCTAGCTTTTCTTTGTGCTTGTGGTTTAGTCAGGCTTTGGGCATTTTATACATATTGGTATTTGGCTTTAATAATACCATCACTAAACAACCACCAATTCCATCTTCTTATTGTGCTAATATTTCATTATGGCTTATGCTTGTGATTGGAAATATACACACATTCAGCTACTGTTTCGATAGAAGATTGTTTATCGTTGACAAATGGTCAATAGCTAATAAGGTATGTGAAAAATGTACAGTATGTTCATCATTtgaatttgtgtgtgtatataatatatataaagttaaaaatgctGACTTGagagagaatttttttttcaagatcatgtttgtaatattcttaatgaaattaaaacatgttactgTAACCTCTGCTTTTTCATTGACAGATGTTAATACAGAATATCAGAGTTTAAACCTCTACTTGTATACAAACACgagaataaatttttaaaatatttctgaacatTCACAGTAACACCTCAAAGACTAAAGCTACAAGTAGTTTTAAACACGAATGAACAaagtaaaatgtaagaaaaagtgTACTAATATTATACAATGTGTTCATTAATGATGGTGATAATTTTGATGATAACTGTCAGATTTTTCTCAATTTGTTTTCTTGAAGAAACAAAAGACCATCTTCTCTGTAATTTTTATGAATACTGAAGTTATTTGTTTTGCTCTCTCAAGTAGGACTGTTTAGATGTGGATTTAGCGAAACTAGTCTTTGATTTGCTATTCCATCAGCAGCAGAGGTTGGACTCATACATCATCCACGAACTTTTTTCTTCActgatgtgttgtttttttctaatccaaaaaatgttacaatatattacCAGTTAGTCAGTTGAATAGTAATGAATAATTGTAATAACAAAAAGTATTGGTTAGGCAAAGGATTATATTTCAAAACCTACGTGAATTATTGTTAAAAACTCGTGATCCAGGGTGAAATCATAATGGAGGGTAAAGCTCTATAGGTTATTTTACCAACTGGGCAATTGTCGGGGGCTCCACACATGAATGGACCTGTAATGCTATGCCTTTTAGTGTACTTctgatttttcttaaaattatgggACCCCATTTGCTGAGTTTAGACCGTTCTTGCAGCGCCACCTCCTCCAACcagtttggttcgttttgaatttcgcgtaaagttaaacaagggctatctgtgctagctgtccctaattcagcagctagtcaccgccaactctttcaccaacgaatagtggggttgatcgtaacattgtaacgcccacgGGTGAAAgtgctaacccgcgaccctcggattacgagtcaagcgccttaactacctagccatcACCAAGAAACGAGTTTTGCATTCTTAGAACCTAAATAGAGGACTATGTTGGTTTTTCAACATGTTAGAACAGATAAAGAAAGGCTTCGATCACACGCAATATCAAACGGGACAAATATCCAAATGTAATGAGTGGTTAAATATGCATACATCCAAGTAAAATTGGAAACTATTCATTCATAAATTGAGTCAAAGGCACTGATCCAAAATTTCATCTTCACGCTATCACCAGAACTACGAATTACTTGGAAATCACTCTTCA
Proteins encoded in this window:
- the Gos28 gene encoding golgi SNAP receptor complex member Gos28 isoform X1, with product MAAMGNQWEDLRRQARQLENDIDLKLVSFSKLGTTFGTRDYKNEDLDTVPLLSSTNSDHMFDSMALDIEQLLSKLSDINDKMSDYAQTQGVSMPNSTLLHTQQRHREILQDYCHEFQKTKTNIQARREREELLGSVRRDIDSYKNSSSLSRRADVYVKELEHIRSSDRMVDEQISIAMRTKDELRSQRNAFKSIQTKITTFANRFPMINSLVQRINLRKRRDSIILGSVIGLCTILLILYVTH
- the Gos28 gene encoding golgi SNAP receptor complex member Gos28 isoform X2, translated to MNNRNNLRRQARQLENDIDLKLVSFSKLGTTFGTRDYKNEDLDTVPLLSSTNSDHMFDSMALDIEQLLSKLSDINDKMSDYAQTQGVSMPNSTLLHTQQRHREILQDYCHEFQKTKTNIQARREREELLGSVRRDIDSYKNSSSLSRRADVYVKELEHIRSSDRMVDEQISIAMRTKDELRSQRNAFKSIQTKITTFANRFPMINSLVQRINLRKRRDSIILGSVIGLCTILLILYVTH
- the Gos28 gene encoding golgi SNAP receptor complex member Gos28 isoform X3; the protein is MFSCDLRRQARQLENDIDLKLVSFSKLGTTFGTRDYKNEDLDTVPLLSSTNSDHMFDSMALDIEQLLSKLSDINDKMSDYAQTQGVSMPNSTLLHTQQRHREILQDYCHEFQKTKTNIQARREREELLGSVRRDIDSYKNSSSLSRRADVYVKELEHIRSSDRMVDEQISIAMRTKDELRSQRNAFKSIQTKITTFANRFPMINSLVQRINLRKRRDSIILGSVIGLCTILLILYVTH